A section of the Osmia lignaria lignaria isolate PbOS001 chromosome 16, iyOsmLign1, whole genome shotgun sequence genome encodes:
- the Socs36E gene encoding suppressor of cytokine signaling at 36E — MGQHFASLREFFRMDSERQSSEVCANVIQSAQLEMMNQDGTKGLHDNENNGNVPALNSNLILQEECKVDGNLDNDRLHLDLDNHNSRFETLYSQPVDAQDSKQNCSNGNFATEICFKLQEACCSSSGCSNTSTSSEDSPVNPPLRRSSKTLSFGKRKGKQRNKDQSPVCTHVLSSKKKRSSWVLKFNCAKSKGSKSTDIISGQGNSSSDCVCTGYRRTEEPPMEASVMFNSRSAPQSPILGPLPPSPVIDLSRFNPEEFPMEDCDERARLQRAREIEEGVEPPPGYKPNLSGIQVHPNGITVDSLAALFQAHAGIHAAALTALSQIDFALMSTIERPAHTQVDYVHCLVPDLKSITACSFYWGKMDRYEAERLLEGKQEGTFLLRDSAQEEFLFSVSFRKYGRSLHARIEQWNHKFSFDSHDPGVYASETVCGLIEHYKDPSCGMFFEPMLTIPLHRNFAFPLQHLCRAVITTRTTYDGINKLQLPKTLKSYLKEYHYKQRVRVRRLDTENDLQSDEKSISYLPLI; from the exons ATGGGACAGCATTTCGCTAGTCTCAGAGAATTTTTTAGAATGGATAGTGAAAGGCAGTCTTCCGAAGTGTGTGCTAATGTTATTCAGTCTGCACAATTAGAAATGATGAATCAGGATGGTACAAAAGGTTTAcatgataatgaaaataatggaaATGTACCTGCattgaattcaaatttaattctacAAGAAGAATGCAAGGTGGATGGAAATTTGGACAATGATCGTCTACACTTAGATCTAGATAATCATAACTCTAGATTTGAAACATTGTACAGTCAACCAGTTGATGCTCAGGACTCAAAGCAAAATTGTAGCAATGGAAATTTTGCTACTGAGATATGTTTCAAGCTACAGGAGGCATGTTGCAGTAGTTCTGGGTGTAGTAATACTAGCACAAGTTCAGAAGATAGTCCTGTGAATCCTCCTTTGAGGAGATCTTCTAAAACGTTATCGTTTGGAAAACGAAAAG GTAAACAACGTAATAAGGATCAAAGTCCAGTTTGTACCCATGTCTTGTCTtcaaaaaagaaacgaagtagTTGGGTACTGAAATTTAACTGTGCTAAAAGTAAAGGTTCTAAAAGCACAGATATTATTTCTGGTCAAGGAAATAGTAGTTCAGATTGTGTGTGCACTGGTTATAGAAGAACCGAAGAACCTCCTATGGAAGCTAGCGTCATGTTTAATAGTCGATCTGCTCCGCAAAGTCCAATACTTGGACCTCTTCCACCCAGTCCTGTAATTGATCTTTCAAGATTTAATCCAGAGGAATTTCCAATGGAG GACTGTGACGAAAGAGCTCGATTACAACGGGCACGAGAAATAGAGGAAGGCGTTGAACCTCCTCCTGGTTATAAACCTAACCTTTCAGGGATTCAAGTACACCCAAATGGAATAACAGTGGACAGTTTAGCAGCTTTATTCCAAGCACACGCTGGTATACATGCTGCTGCTCTCACAGCCTTATCACAAATTGATTTTGCCTTAATGTCTACTATCGAAAGGCCAGCACATACGCAG GTCGATTATGTACATTGTCTTGTGCCAGATCTTAAATCAATTACAGCTTGTTCTTTCTATTGGGGAAAAATGGATAGATACGAAGCTGAACGTTTGTTAGAAGGTAAACAAGAAGGCACATTCTTGTTGCGAGATTCAGCCCAAGAGGAATTTTTGTTCTCTGTTAGTTTCCGAAAATATGGACGATCTCTGCATGCCCGCATTGAACAATGGAATCATAAATTTAGTTTCGATTCGCATGACCCAGGAGTTTATGCATCGGAAACG GTATGTGGTTTAATAGAACACTATAAGGATCCATCTTGTGGTATGTTTTTCGAACCTATGCTTACGATACCATTGCATCGAAATTTCGCTTTCCCTTTACAACATTTATGTCGGGCGGTAATTACCACACGGACGACGTACGATGGTATAAATAAGTTGCAGTTGCCAAAGACGCTTAAAAGCTATCTCAAGGAATATCATTACAAGCAAAGGGTACGAGTTAGGCGATTAGATACTGAAAATGATTTACAATCAGATGAAAAATCCATATCATATTTACCTTTAATATGA
- the LOC117600717 gene encoding pyroglutamyl-peptidase 1: MEVPSKNTVLITGFGPFSNHIVNASWEAVKELNKLCATSKELKNVEVIVKEMSVSYEDVDTYVPKLWEEYKPTLVLHVGVSSKAKSLTIECCAHSNGYLRQDTSDKCPDESNIKPKILETKINVNKICSAINENSECNACISHDAGRYLCEYIFYKSLQIDPMKTLFIHVPDFDQYSSIQTAKGLHDILCYLIKDMKNMKD; encoded by the exons ATGGAAGTTCCTTCAAAAAATACAGTTTTAATAACTGGATTTGGTCCATTCAGTAACCATATTGTTAACGCCAGCTGGGAAGCCGTGAAAGAATTAAACAAACTGTGCGCTACttcaaaagaattaaaaaatgttgaagtAATTGTGAAAGAAATGTCAGTTTCATATGAAGATGTAGATACTTATGTACCCAAACTTTGGGAAGAATATAAACCTACA CTAGTTCTACATGTAGGTGTATCTAGTAAAGCAAAATCTTTAACTATAGAATGTTGTGCTCATAGCAATGGTTATTTAAGACAAGACACAAGTGATAAGTGTCCTGATGAAAGTAATATTAAACCTAAAATTTTGGAAACTAAAATCAATGTTAACAAAATATGCAGTGCAATTAATGAGAATTCAGAGTGTAATGCTTGCATATCACATGATGCAGGACGATATTTGTGtgaatatatattttacaaatccCTACAGATTGATCCTATGAAAACATTATTTATTCATGTTCCTGATTTTGATCAATATTCAAGCATACAAACTGCAAAAGGTTTGCATGACATTTTATGTTACCTAATTAAGGATATGAAAAACATGaaggattaa
- the IntS14 gene encoding integrator complex subunit 14, producing MPTVIALDVSLSMRRPILNSGSAENNQNEQLTRHHLAVHGINALLHYLQVNSKLEFVALVVFSSLYEVICPFTRDYDSIRSKLQNIEECDKTCIETALHGVNNVIMAEWGNTTACQVVLITDGNPGVGPMSLGDSLNSLNLTRDVNPFPLPFPYPGKLSIVCIAPQQEPGLHIGLPLYQRLVELAGGDSVVLVPDTPLSKHSVTTCFQKLAETNYVSFQGYLKCGNLGSRVLLSPAPMPYTKKTDFELVSGLMISKTIEICGFISVADVGSPSAISRHLVLPLATEKSSSMQGISLEEDSDTDENGDEGKVPSFCVLLHGALKVENMVALCLLNNEWYGFIYSWADTKKKSNLMLTVLEPGLDVVPWLGNFSNLGPLDAAKGAAVSFPVRPNEKRSYTQNAPSWIRQVGLQSDIQKILRHARKLPEKTQNFYKEVNRLRRAAASMGFVELLEGLACILERECTLLPPNLNPDCTIQMGHVASMIRKPEFLELRYNIPPARTRFQHGGS from the exons ATGCCGACGGTTATAGCGTTAGACGTATCTCTGTCAATGAGACGTCCAATACTAAACAGTGGATCTGCTGaaaataatcaaaatgaacAGTTAACTAGACATCACTTAGCTGTCCATggaataaatgcattgttacaCTATTTGCAAGTTAATTCGAAATTGGAATTTGTAGCTTTG GTTGTTTTTTCGTCGTTGTACGAAGTTATTTGTCCATTTACTCGTGATTATGATAGCATACgttcaaaattacaaaacattGAAGAATGTGACAAGACTTGTATTGAAACTGCTCTTCATGGTGTCAATAATGTTATCATGGCAGAGTGGGGTAATACTACAGCATGTCAAGTAGTATTAATTACTGATGGTAACCCTGGAGTAGGACCAATGTCTTTAGGCGATTCATTGAATTCATTAAATTTAACAAGGGATGTAAATCCATTTCCATTACCATTTCCTTATCCAGGAAAGTTAAGTATTGTATGCATTGCACCACAACAAG AACCTGGTTTACATATTGGTTTACCACTTTACCAGCGATTAGTTGAACTGGCTGGTGGTGATAGTGTGGTACTTGTTCCTGACACACCACTTTCAAAACATTCAGTCACAACTTGTTTTCAGAAATTAGCAGAAACTAATTATGTTTCTTTTCAAGGCTATTTAAAATGTGGAAATTTAGGATCCAGAGTCCTTTTATCACCAGCACCAATG CCTTACACTAAGAAAACAGATTTTGAATTGGTTTCTGGTTTGATGATATcaaaaacaatagaaatttGTGGATTTATATCAGTAGCAGATGTTGGTAGTCCTAGTGCTATATCTAGACATTTAGTTTTACCATTAGCTACAGAAAAGAGTTCAAGCATGCAAGGAATATCTCTAGAAGAAGATTCAGATACAGATGAAAATGGAGATGAAGGAAAAGTACCCTCTTTTTGTGTGCTATTACATGGGGCTTTGAAG GTTGAAAATATGGTAGCACTCTGTTTGTTAAATAATGAGTGGTATGGTTTTATATACTCGTGGGCAGatacaaaaaagaaatcaaatttaATGTTAACAGTGTTAGAACCGGGTTTAGATGTTGTACCTTGGTTAGGGAACTTTAGCAATTTGGGCCCACTTGATGCAGCTAAAGGTGCTGCTGTTAGTTTCCCAGTTAGaccaaatgaaaaaagaagttaTACTCAGAACGCACCATCTTGGATTCGCCAAGTTGGACTGCAATCCGATATTCAGAAAATTTTAAGACACGCAAGAAAATTACCCGAAAAAACACAAAACTTCTATAAG GAGGTAAATCGATTACGTAGAGCTGCTGCATCAATGGGATTTGTAGAACTTTTGGAAGGATTGGCATGTATTTTGGAGCGTGAATGTACATTATTACCACCAAATTTGAACCCTGATTGTACAATACAAATGGGTCATGTAGCATCTATGATAAGGAAACCCGAATTTCTTGAACTTAGATATAATATACCACCAGCTCGTACAAGATTTCAACATGGAGGATCTTAA
- the LOC117600716 gene encoding lysosomal phospholipase A and acyltransferase isoform X2: MYTHSSLVVSNTYIQGDGGSQVEAKLNKTTVVHYVCEKTSNDYFNIWLNLELLVPLVIDCWIDNMKLNYDNVTRTTRNQDGVDIRIPGWGDPFVVEYLDPSKASPGVYFKDIGNMLVDNLGYIRNYSLRGAPYDFRKGPNENEEFFIKLKTLVEETYIMNKQVPVTLLAHSMGGPMTLIFLQRQSQEWKDKYINRLITLAAVWGGSVKALKVFAIGDDLGAYLLRQTVLKDEQVTSPSLGWLLPSRLFWKESEILVQSEYKNYTLTTLQDYLIDINVPNGWEFWKDNEKYQLDFTPPGVEVHCLYGSGLDTVQKLYYKPGTSIEGIPQLVPGDGDGTVNLRSLEGCKYWQGKQKQKVYSQTFSGVNHMDILRNIDVLTYIKTILQV, from the exons atgtatacaCATTCAAGTCTTGTTGTTTCTAATACCTACATACAAG GAGATGGTGGTAGCCAAGTTGAAGCAAAACTCAACAAAACAACGGTAGTACATTATGTATGTGAGAAAACTTCCAATGACTATTTTAATATCTGGTTAAACTTGGAATTACTTGTTCCACTCGTTATAGACTGTTGG ATTGATAATATGAAACTGAATTATGACAATGttacaagaacaacaagaaaccAAGATGGTGTTGATATTCGTATACCAGGTTGGGGTGATCCATTTGTTGTTGAATACTTAGATCCAAGCAAAGCTTCTCCTGGAGTTTATTTTAAAGATATTGGCAATATGCTAGTTGATAACCTTGGATATATTAGGAATTATTCTTTACGTGGTGCACCTTATGATTTTAGAAAAGGACCCA atgaaaatgaagaattttttattaagtTGAAAACATTAGTTGAAGAGACATATATTATGAATAAGCAAGTTCCAGTAACATTATTAGCACATAGTATGGGTGGTCCAATGACACTTATTTTTTTGCAACGTCAAAGTCAAGAATGGAAAGACAAATACATAAACCGTTTAATTACACTTGCAGCTGTTTGGGGTGGCAGTGTAAAGGCACTTAAAGTATTTGCTATtg GAGATGATTTAGGTGCATATCTTTTACGTCAAACTGTTCTTAAAGATGAACAAGTAACTAGTCCTAGTTTAGGATGGTTATTACCATCAAGATTATTTTGGAAGGAATCAGAAATATTGGTACAAtcagaatataaaaattatacattaaccACGTTACAAGATTATTTAAT AGATATAAATGTACCAAATGGTTGGGAATTTTGGaaggataatgaaaaatatcaattaGATTTCACTCCTCCAGGGGTTGAGGTTCACTGTTTATATGGAAGTGGTTTGGATACAGTACAAAA GTTATACTATAAACCTGGTACATCAATAGAGGGTATTCCTCAATTAGTGCCTGGTGACGGCGATGGCACTGTAAATTTAAGAAGTTTAGAAGGTTGTAAATATTGGCAGGGGAAGCAAAAACAAAAAGTTTATTCTCAAACCTTTTCTGGTGTTAATCATATGGATATTCTTAGAAATATCGACGTTTTGACTTACATCAAAACAATTTTACAAGTATAA
- the LOC117600716 gene encoding lysosomal phospholipase A and acyltransferase isoform X3: MRLYFIIYTIILSYCILSIESRHFRNKQLSPVIFVPGDGGSQVEAKLNKTTVVHYIDNMKLNYDNVTRTTRNQDGVDIRIPGWGDPFVVEYLDPSKASPGVYFKDIGNMLVDNLGYIRNYSLRGAPYDFRKGPNENEEFFIKLKTLVEETYIMNKQVPVTLLAHSMGGPMTLIFLQRQSQEWKDKYINRLITLAAVWGGSVKALKVFAIGDDLGAYLLRQTVLKDEQVTSPSLGWLLPSRLFWKESEILVQSEYKNYTLTTLQDYLIDINVPNGWEFWKDNEKYQLDFTPPGVEVHCLYGSGLDTVQKLYYKPGTSIEGIPQLVPGDGDGTVNLRSLEGCKYWQGKQKQKVYSQTFSGVNHMDILRNIDVLTYIKTILQV; this comes from the exons ATGCGcttgtattttattatctaTACGATCATTTTATCCTATTGCATTTTATCTATAGAATCAAGACATTTTAGGAACAAACAATTATCTCCTGTTATATTTG TTCCAGGAGATGGTGGTAGCCAAGTTGAAGCAAAACTCAACAAAACAACGGTAGTACATTAT ATTGATAATATGAAACTGAATTATGACAATGttacaagaacaacaagaaaccAAGATGGTGTTGATATTCGTATACCAGGTTGGGGTGATCCATTTGTTGTTGAATACTTAGATCCAAGCAAAGCTTCTCCTGGAGTTTATTTTAAAGATATTGGCAATATGCTAGTTGATAACCTTGGATATATTAGGAATTATTCTTTACGTGGTGCACCTTATGATTTTAGAAAAGGACCCA atgaaaatgaagaattttttattaagtTGAAAACATTAGTTGAAGAGACATATATTATGAATAAGCAAGTTCCAGTAACATTATTAGCACATAGTATGGGTGGTCCAATGACACTTATTTTTTTGCAACGTCAAAGTCAAGAATGGAAAGACAAATACATAAACCGTTTAATTACACTTGCAGCTGTTTGGGGTGGCAGTGTAAAGGCACTTAAAGTATTTGCTATtg GAGATGATTTAGGTGCATATCTTTTACGTCAAACTGTTCTTAAAGATGAACAAGTAACTAGTCCTAGTTTAGGATGGTTATTACCATCAAGATTATTTTGGAAGGAATCAGAAATATTGGTACAAtcagaatataaaaattatacattaaccACGTTACAAGATTATTTAAT AGATATAAATGTACCAAATGGTTGGGAATTTTGGaaggataatgaaaaatatcaattaGATTTCACTCCTCCAGGGGTTGAGGTTCACTGTTTATATGGAAGTGGTTTGGATACAGTACAAAA GTTATACTATAAACCTGGTACATCAATAGAGGGTATTCCTCAATTAGTGCCTGGTGACGGCGATGGCACTGTAAATTTAAGAAGTTTAGAAGGTTGTAAATATTGGCAGGGGAAGCAAAAACAAAAAGTTTATTCTCAAACCTTTTCTGGTGTTAATCATATGGATATTCTTAGAAATATCGACGTTTTGACTTACATCAAAACAATTTTACAAGTATAA
- the LOC117600716 gene encoding lysosomal phospholipase A and acyltransferase isoform X1: protein MRLYFIIYTIILSYCILSIESRHFRNKQLSPVIFVPGDGGSQVEAKLNKTTVVHYVCEKTSNDYFNIWLNLELLVPLVIDCWIDNMKLNYDNVTRTTRNQDGVDIRIPGWGDPFVVEYLDPSKASPGVYFKDIGNMLVDNLGYIRNYSLRGAPYDFRKGPNENEEFFIKLKTLVEETYIMNKQVPVTLLAHSMGGPMTLIFLQRQSQEWKDKYINRLITLAAVWGGSVKALKVFAIGDDLGAYLLRQTVLKDEQVTSPSLGWLLPSRLFWKESEILVQSEYKNYTLTTLQDYLIDINVPNGWEFWKDNEKYQLDFTPPGVEVHCLYGSGLDTVQKLYYKPGTSIEGIPQLVPGDGDGTVNLRSLEGCKYWQGKQKQKVYSQTFSGVNHMDILRNIDVLTYIKTILQV from the exons ATGCGcttgtattttattatctaTACGATCATTTTATCCTATTGCATTTTATCTATAGAATCAAGACATTTTAGGAACAAACAATTATCTCCTGTTATATTTG TTCCAGGAGATGGTGGTAGCCAAGTTGAAGCAAAACTCAACAAAACAACGGTAGTACATTATGTATGTGAGAAAACTTCCAATGACTATTTTAATATCTGGTTAAACTTGGAATTACTTGTTCCACTCGTTATAGACTGTTGG ATTGATAATATGAAACTGAATTATGACAATGttacaagaacaacaagaaaccAAGATGGTGTTGATATTCGTATACCAGGTTGGGGTGATCCATTTGTTGTTGAATACTTAGATCCAAGCAAAGCTTCTCCTGGAGTTTATTTTAAAGATATTGGCAATATGCTAGTTGATAACCTTGGATATATTAGGAATTATTCTTTACGTGGTGCACCTTATGATTTTAGAAAAGGACCCA atgaaaatgaagaattttttattaagtTGAAAACATTAGTTGAAGAGACATATATTATGAATAAGCAAGTTCCAGTAACATTATTAGCACATAGTATGGGTGGTCCAATGACACTTATTTTTTTGCAACGTCAAAGTCAAGAATGGAAAGACAAATACATAAACCGTTTAATTACACTTGCAGCTGTTTGGGGTGGCAGTGTAAAGGCACTTAAAGTATTTGCTATtg GAGATGATTTAGGTGCATATCTTTTACGTCAAACTGTTCTTAAAGATGAACAAGTAACTAGTCCTAGTTTAGGATGGTTATTACCATCAAGATTATTTTGGAAGGAATCAGAAATATTGGTACAAtcagaatataaaaattatacattaaccACGTTACAAGATTATTTAAT AGATATAAATGTACCAAATGGTTGGGAATTTTGGaaggataatgaaaaatatcaattaGATTTCACTCCTCCAGGGGTTGAGGTTCACTGTTTATATGGAAGTGGTTTGGATACAGTACAAAA GTTATACTATAAACCTGGTACATCAATAGAGGGTATTCCTCAATTAGTGCCTGGTGACGGCGATGGCACTGTAAATTTAAGAAGTTTAGAAGGTTGTAAATATTGGCAGGGGAAGCAAAAACAAAAAGTTTATTCTCAAACCTTTTCTGGTGTTAATCATATGGATATTCTTAGAAATATCGACGTTTTGACTTACATCAAAACAATTTTACAAGTATAA